One window from the genome of Leptospira wolffii serovar Khorat str. Khorat-H2 encodes:
- a CDS encoding YiiD C-terminal domain-containing protein, with amino-acid sequence MTDKFDVLSIPFNVHLQISRPKQGEDALLVLEDRPIYKNHLGSGHAGALFALAEGSGGEFLLSKISSLPFEILPVVRKSEVKYKKPAQGRVISRGVIDEEEWKLFLAQLEKKGRAGLTVGVELFDETEANVASFSFDWFIAKK; translated from the coding sequence ATGACAGATAAATTCGACGTTCTATCCATTCCTTTTAACGTGCATCTCCAGATTTCCAGGCCTAAGCAGGGAGAAGACGCTCTCTTGGTCTTGGAAGATCGTCCGATCTATAAGAACCATCTAGGTTCGGGGCACGCCGGAGCGTTATTTGCATTGGCTGAAGGAAGCGGAGGAGAATTCTTGCTAAGCAAAATTTCCTCCTTGCCTTTCGAAATTCTTCCGGTAGTGCGCAAATCGGAAGTGAAATACAAGAAGCCGGCTCAGGGTAGAGTGATCTCCAGAGGTGTGATCGACGAAGAAGAATGGAAATTATTCCTCGCTCAATTGGAAAAAAAAGGAAGAGCAGGGCTTACCGTGGGAGTGGAACTTTTCGATGAAACGGAAGCGAATGTAGCAAGTTTTAGTTTCGATTGGTTCATCGCGAAGAAGTAA
- a CDS encoding dienelactone hydrolase family protein, with the protein MSIRTETVQIQTPHGTMPIYAAYPENSPGPGLLLLQEAFGVNDHIKDVASRFAKEGYSVAAPELYYRTAPPGFSGPYEDFTSLRPHFSVLTPENLESDLKVSYEWLSSNPNVISERIGSIGYCLGGWASFVANAVIPVRAAVSFYGSAIAPTAEKYSPLQKSPLLLVWGGKDRSVKAEHRRSVADLLKSSEKNFTEILFSNAQHGFFCDARAAYDAPSARQAWSLTLAFLKEYV; encoded by the coding sequence ATGTCGATTCGAACCGAGACCGTCCAGATCCAAACTCCTCACGGGACCATGCCGATATACGCGGCCTATCCGGAAAATTCTCCCGGCCCGGGTCTACTCCTCCTACAAGAAGCCTTCGGAGTGAACGATCATATCAAGGATGTTGCTTCACGATTTGCGAAAGAAGGATACTCCGTAGCGGCTCCCGAATTGTATTACAGAACGGCTCCTCCCGGTTTTTCCGGTCCCTACGAGGATTTTACTTCTTTGCGTCCTCATTTCAGCGTGCTGACTCCGGAAAATTTGGAATCGGATCTAAAAGTTTCGTACGAATGGCTCTCCTCCAACCCGAACGTGATTTCCGAAAGAATTGGGAGCATCGGATATTGTTTGGGGGGATGGGCTTCCTTCGTGGCAAATGCGGTGATCCCCGTCAGAGCCGCTGTCTCTTTTTACGGAAGCGCGATAGCTCCTACTGCGGAAAAATATTCTCCTCTCCAAAAATCCCCGCTTCTTCTCGTTTGGGGAGGAAAAGACAGGAGCGTAAAAGCGGAGCATCGGCGATCGGTTGCGGATTTATTAAAGTCTTCGGAGAAGAATTTTACGGAAATTCTCTTCTCGAACGCGCAACACGGATTCTTCTGCGATGCACGAGCCGCATACGACGCTCCTTCTGCCAGGCAAGCCTGGAGCCTTACATTAGCTTTTTTGAAAGAATACGTTTAG
- a CDS encoding glutathione peroxidase gives MVPKSILLFLLFFSFASVFGEAKSIYDFTVKDIKGKDVVLSKYKGKTLLVVNVASKCGYTYQYENLEKVYGKYKAKGFVVIGFPANNFLSQEPGSNEEIEQFCRLKKGATFDMMSKISVKGDDQHPLYTYLTSTSPDPGEVKWNFEKFLISPSGKILARYRSSVEPDSQEVMDAIEKNLK, from the coding sequence ATGGTCCCTAAATCGATTTTATTATTTTTGCTTTTCTTTTCCTTCGCTTCCGTCTTCGGTGAGGCCAAGAGTATTTACGATTTCACCGTAAAAGACATCAAGGGAAAGGATGTGGTTCTTTCCAAGTATAAGGGTAAAACTCTTTTGGTGGTTAATGTGGCTTCCAAATGCGGATACACTTATCAGTACGAGAATTTGGAAAAAGTATACGGTAAGTATAAGGCCAAGGGCTTCGTAGTGATCGGATTCCCAGCGAATAATTTTTTATCCCAGGAGCCGGGCTCTAACGAGGAGATAGAGCAATTCTGTCGGTTAAAGAAGGGCGCTACTTTCGATATGATGTCCAAAATCTCCGTAAAAGGAGACGACCAGCATCCTTTGTATACATATCTTACCTCGACTTCTCCTGATCCGGGAGAAGTGAAATGGAATTTCGAAAAGTTCCTGATCTCTCCTTCCGGGAAGATACTCGCTCGTTATCGTTCCTCCGTGGAGCCGGATAGCCAAGAGGTCATGGACGCGATCGAGAAGAATCTGAAGTAA
- a CDS encoding neutral/alkaline non-lysosomal ceramidase N-terminal domain-containing protein, producing MNGATANSETAPLVSSQALPTSTPPDVFLVGAGKADITGPFVQSSTGYNSPGDEMSGLAMRLFSRAFVIERPGGSRVAIVTNDMIHMYQGVKMGVIRKLQADGYGSAFNNDNVVIFATHTHSAPSNISWYTLFNLFNGVVGFDKVHYNIVVNGTAEAIKSAYNARKQARIKFASGNLVGLAHNRSSAAYEWNLDKANYSKNIEETMSLLRFEGTDGSPIGLVNWFAVHGTSLGITNRRAHGDNKGYAAYLVENAIGGNFVAAFPQGPMGDSSPNQPDPSDITKAFLRPNDLDPSLDPLENPIVHGTLQGGRALELYNSASSILTGDVGYRHSHVTWNNKVAVNPNYIGSFTMPWDTVSGATTCVATIGGGFLAGDEEGAPVDFAKEGDIRNDYVFENGAWVKKNYSLTNLSGAAQILGYLWPLAQLALGSTKYEACDKEKFTLLPVGEVDSFWFPNPQVPFVPVVLPLQVITIGNTAIFASPFEVTTNAGRRVKARVSATLASAGYTNIVMAAMANAYAQYLATREEYSAQNFEGGFTVYGPWASAALQQEFDRIAQDIVAGRATTPGPNPPDLSNQQFIQTWLSQNGIVNDGGDFGKVLTDVNTSYSKTKDTVVTKFQGAHPRVVQDKKLDGSLSSYYDPNSYTYLEVQKKNGSSWTTIATDNNPYTAYDWARTGGDLSATSEVTITWLVRNQQPGTYRVVYNGLAKQFWGFFWTYKKFTGTSREFVLQ from the coding sequence GTGAACGGAGCAACCGCGAATTCGGAGACGGCACCTCTTGTCAGTAGCCAGGCATTGCCCACTTCTACGCCTCCAGACGTATTCTTGGTCGGCGCGGGAAAGGCGGATATAACCGGACCGTTTGTGCAGTCGAGCACCGGATACAATAGTCCGGGAGACGAGATGTCCGGTCTGGCCATGAGGCTATTCTCCCGAGCGTTTGTGATCGAAAGACCCGGAGGTTCCAGGGTCGCTATCGTAACCAACGATATGATCCATATGTATCAGGGCGTAAAAATGGGAGTCATCAGGAAGTTGCAGGCCGACGGATACGGATCCGCTTTCAATAACGACAACGTGGTGATTTTCGCCACTCATACACATTCCGCTCCTTCGAACATATCCTGGTATACCCTCTTCAACCTTTTTAACGGCGTGGTTGGATTCGATAAGGTGCATTATAATATCGTGGTGAATGGAACGGCCGAAGCGATTAAGTCCGCCTATAACGCAAGAAAGCAGGCCAGAATCAAATTCGCTTCCGGAAATCTTGTGGGCTTGGCTCATAACCGTTCCTCTGCAGCTTACGAATGGAACCTGGACAAAGCGAATTATTCCAAGAATATTGAGGAGACCATGTCCCTTCTGCGCTTCGAAGGAACGGACGGATCCCCGATCGGGCTCGTAAACTGGTTCGCCGTTCACGGTACTTCCTTGGGAATCACGAATCGTAGAGCTCATGGAGACAACAAGGGATACGCAGCGTATCTGGTGGAAAACGCAATCGGCGGAAATTTCGTGGCGGCCTTCCCTCAGGGACCGATGGGAGATTCCAGTCCCAATCAACCGGATCCCAGCGATATTACCAAAGCCTTTCTAAGACCGAACGATCTGGATCCGTCCTTGGATCCGCTGGAAAATCCGATCGTACACGGGACTTTACAAGGAGGTCGAGCATTAGAATTATATAATTCTGCAAGTTCGATTCTGACGGGAGACGTGGGATATAGACACAGTCATGTGACTTGGAATAACAAGGTGGCGGTCAATCCGAATTATATAGGATCCTTTACCATGCCCTGGGATACGGTCTCCGGAGCGACGACTTGCGTAGCCACCATCGGAGGCGGGTTCCTTGCGGGGGACGAAGAAGGCGCTCCCGTGGATTTCGCTAAGGAAGGAGATATCAGAAACGATTATGTCTTCGAAAATGGGGCCTGGGTCAAAAAGAATTATAGCTTAACGAATCTGAGCGGGGCGGCCCAAATCCTGGGATATCTTTGGCCTCTGGCACAATTGGCTCTGGGCTCGACGAAATACGAAGCTTGTGATAAGGAAAAATTCACGCTTCTTCCCGTCGGAGAGGTGGACAGTTTCTGGTTTCCGAATCCTCAGGTTCCTTTCGTTCCAGTGGTGCTTCCTTTGCAAGTGATTACGATCGGAAACACGGCGATCTTCGCTTCTCCTTTCGAGGTAACGACTAATGCCGGAAGAAGGGTGAAAGCGAGGGTTAGTGCGACTCTCGCAAGCGCAGGCTATACCAATATAGTCATGGCGGCAATGGCGAACGCTTATGCCCAGTACCTTGCGACCAGGGAAGAATACTCCGCTCAGAATTTCGAGGGGGGATTTACAGTATACGGACCTTGGGCGAGTGCGGCACTCCAACAGGAATTCGATCGGATCGCTCAGGATATCGTAGCGGGAAGAGCTACTACTCCCGGTCCGAATCCTCCCGATTTATCCAACCAACAGTTCATCCAGACCTGGTTGTCACAGAATGGGATCGTGAACGACGGAGGAGATTTCGGGAAGGTGCTGACCGATGTCAACACTTCCTACAGCAAAACTAAGGATACTGTGGTTACCAAATTCCAAGGAGCTCATCCGCGAGTGGTACAGGATAAGAAGTTGGACGGATCCCTGTCCTCCTACTACGATCCGAATTCTTATACCTATCTCGAAGTACAGAAGAAAAACGGAAGTTCATGGACTACGATCGCCACGGATAATAATCCTTATACGGCCTACGATTGGGCGAGAACGGGAGGAGATCTTTCCGCCACATCGGAAGTTACGATTACCTGGCTTGTGAGAAATCAACAACCGGGAACGTATAGGGTCGTATACAACGGCTTGGCGAAGCAGTTCTGGGGGTTCTTCTGGACTTACAAAAAATTCACGGGAACTTCCCGGGAGTTTGTCCTACAATAA
- a CDS encoding transglycosylase domain-containing protein yields MLETKVRNLTDPRFECLSCGTVSRLPEGVPTGTVFKLTCYRCGNKALVQLQPKAPEPVTDRPFPKADPPIFSRNPEFQNSENKKPSKEKEESFGEKISGLISSWKKKLSPESGEERPWFQRVKTGVEYGSPTEFHRPIKTLAERLVERGKKFSFPRFRLNFWLIVLPVPFALAFLIFFWMGVIQREGEIQGLLNIFYIHQPTVIYDRDGKKVSEIFGKKTSNLEWDAYPENLKKMVLLVEDRSFFSHGGIHYSSVLRAFFVNVTSFRFKQGASTITQQLARILLNDREKSLGRKLKEAQLAYALESSLNKEQILLHYMNNVYLGHGAFGFASASDFYFGKKPKDLNVSEMIVLASLASAPNRFSPLKNPDLSLGRVEAILKSLENDGALKEDLRPSMRELYQAFNTRSPGETVYGNRKDDSPYVTEHVRKFLQTLYPDTNIYESGGFSVYTTISQPVQAELQKIVKAHVERITKSGQVRRNRLTDPGKDSEANPFRNLVADISPALELFIDTDRFASTNGDSGLQAAVVAVDPQTGDILLMHGGTEFKSDNQFSRATGMYRQTGSTIKPILYAEAIDSGMANPATRILDAPLIYRNSVSNWMPENIGNQYDGDISLRVALAKSKNTAAVQIAEKLGLGEISETFERFFFPEEKVLKNRFRRDLSLALGSLELSPLEMASAYSAFANDGNIVRPHLIEKVVDRSGNVVFQRKDQDEFNLKWPQIRKAISPPTAEIMVDLLHGSANHAGVRNTGYKGEVAGKTGTTNEYRDAWFVGVRPGISMAVWLGYDSPSFGMGQSALGGTIAAPLWGTIAKLFDSAESGDKEERRKYQFSQRAVTVAICPESGKLPGPDCPKKTNEIFHPSYVPSEICPLTHKSDAKQEIIKNVF; encoded by the coding sequence ATGTTGGAAACTAAGGTACGCAATCTTACTGATCCTAGGTTCGAATGCCTTTCTTGCGGAACAGTCTCCCGTCTGCCTGAAGGAGTTCCTACAGGTACCGTATTCAAACTCACCTGCTACCGATGCGGAAACAAGGCCTTAGTCCAACTACAGCCGAAGGCTCCCGAACCAGTAACGGATCGACCTTTTCCTAAGGCGGATCCTCCCATTTTTTCCCGCAATCCTGAGTTCCAAAATTCGGAAAACAAGAAGCCTTCTAAAGAGAAAGAGGAAAGCTTCGGGGAGAAAATCAGCGGCTTAATTTCTTCCTGGAAAAAGAAGCTTTCTCCCGAGTCCGGCGAGGAGAGGCCTTGGTTTCAAAGAGTGAAAACGGGGGTCGAGTACGGCTCCCCGACGGAATTCCATCGTCCGATCAAGACCCTTGCGGAAAGGCTCGTGGAAAGAGGAAAGAAATTCAGTTTTCCTCGATTTCGACTTAACTTTTGGCTAATAGTTTTACCGGTTCCTTTCGCTCTCGCTTTTCTGATTTTCTTCTGGATGGGGGTCATACAGAGAGAAGGAGAAATCCAGGGTTTATTAAATATTTTTTATATTCATCAGCCTACCGTAATTTACGATAGGGACGGCAAGAAAGTTTCTGAGATATTCGGTAAGAAGACAAGTAATCTGGAATGGGACGCCTATCCGGAAAATCTGAAGAAGATGGTCCTTCTCGTGGAGGATAGGAGCTTTTTCTCCCACGGCGGGATCCATTATTCCTCCGTATTGCGTGCCTTCTTCGTAAACGTCACTAGTTTTAGATTCAAGCAAGGCGCGTCCACCATTACCCAGCAGTTGGCAAGGATCCTATTGAACGATCGGGAAAAAAGCCTCGGTCGTAAACTCAAGGAAGCTCAACTTGCTTACGCCTTGGAGTCTTCTTTGAACAAAGAGCAGATTCTATTACATTATATGAATAATGTTTATTTAGGACACGGAGCTTTCGGGTTTGCAAGCGCATCCGATTTCTATTTTGGAAAGAAACCGAAGGATCTGAATGTTTCCGAAATGATCGTTCTCGCCTCCCTTGCTTCCGCTCCGAATCGTTTTTCTCCCTTAAAAAACCCGGATCTTTCTCTGGGAAGAGTGGAAGCTATCCTAAAATCTTTGGAGAATGACGGCGCCCTTAAGGAAGACTTAAGGCCTTCCATGAGGGAATTATACCAGGCGTTCAATACTCGTTCTCCCGGAGAGACTGTTTACGGAAACCGTAAGGACGATTCTCCTTATGTGACCGAACATGTACGAAAGTTCCTGCAGACGCTGTATCCTGATACGAATATCTACGAGAGCGGAGGATTTTCCGTTTACACTACGATTTCCCAGCCGGTGCAGGCGGAGTTGCAGAAGATCGTCAAAGCGCATGTGGAAAGGATCACCAAATCCGGACAAGTTAGACGAAATAGGCTCACCGACCCGGGGAAGGATTCCGAAGCCAATCCCTTCCGGAATTTGGTCGCGGATATTTCTCCCGCATTGGAATTATTCATAGATACGGATAGATTCGCTTCTACAAACGGAGACAGCGGATTGCAGGCGGCCGTGGTAGCCGTGGATCCTCAGACCGGAGACATCTTGCTGATGCACGGAGGGACGGAATTCAAATCGGATAACCAATTCTCCCGAGCCACCGGGATGTATAGACAGACCGGATCCACGATCAAGCCCATTCTTTACGCTGAGGCCATCGATTCCGGGATGGCGAATCCGGCGACACGTATTTTGGATGCTCCTTTGATCTATAGAAATTCCGTGTCCAATTGGATGCCGGAGAATATAGGAAATCAATATGACGGGGATATTTCTCTTCGGGTAGCTTTGGCAAAATCCAAAAATACAGCCGCGGTTCAGATCGCCGAAAAACTCGGATTAGGCGAGATCTCGGAAACTTTCGAACGCTTTTTCTTTCCGGAGGAGAAGGTTCTAAAAAATCGTTTTCGTAGGGATTTGTCTTTGGCCTTGGGTTCCTTGGAACTTTCTCCTTTGGAGATGGCCTCCGCCTATTCCGCTTTTGCGAACGATGGAAATATCGTGAGGCCGCATCTGATCGAGAAGGTGGTCGATAGATCGGGTAACGTGGTTTTCCAAAGAAAGGACCAGGACGAATTTAACTTGAAATGGCCTCAGATTCGGAAAGCGATCTCCCCTCCGACTGCGGAGATCATGGTGGACTTATTGCACGGAAGTGCGAACCATGCCGGAGTTAGAAATACCGGCTATAAAGGAGAAGTGGCGGGTAAAACCGGGACTACCAACGAATATAGGGACGCTTGGTTCGTGGGAGTGAGACCCGGAATCTCCATGGCGGTGTGGTTGGGATACGACTCTCCGAGTTTCGGAATGGGGCAATCTGCGTTAGGCGGAACTATCGCTGCTCCTTTATGGGGAACGATCGCGAAATTATTCGATTCCGCGGAATCGGGAGATAAGGAAGAGAGAAGAAAATACCAATTCTCCCAAAGGGCCGTTACTGTGGCGATTTGTCCGGAATCCGGAAAGTTGCCCGGTCCGGATTGCCCGAAGAAGACGAACGAAATATTTCATCCTTCTTATGTTCCTTCCGAGATTTGTCCTTTGACCCATAAGTCGGATGCAAAACAGGAGATCATTAAGAATGTCTTTTAA
- a CDS encoding ChaN family lipoprotein yields MYFRKILLVLVLPSLVFAEEAPISSPEIYDTKTKTRTSWASIEERVKDADVIVFGEEHNDSKGHAWKLEALKRLSAKYPISLSLEMLERDQQRSVDEFARDEITEKGFLNSGKFWPNYQTDYHPLVMFAKENRIPILAANAPKKYVNLVSSKGIGALYKIRSPYLPPRYLYKMHRQKEYEELVLSAMSGHSVGMNFDPEKFLDSQYVWDASMSDAIANAFYANGRKVFQVNGRFHTDSGLGLTHRLRQYGLKVLVLSIFPGFEGENLTDKDWALGDFVILSERKPLP; encoded by the coding sequence ATGTACTTTCGTAAGATTCTTCTCGTGCTTGTTCTTCCCTCCTTGGTTTTTGCGGAAGAAGCTCCTATATCGTCTCCTGAAATCTACGATACTAAGACCAAGACTCGTACTTCCTGGGCTTCGATCGAAGAAAGAGTCAAGGATGCGGACGTAATCGTGTTCGGAGAGGAGCATAACGACTCTAAAGGTCATGCATGGAAATTGGAAGCCTTAAAAAGACTCTCTGCGAAGTATCCGATTTCACTTTCTCTCGAAATGTTGGAACGGGACCAACAAAGATCCGTGGACGAGTTCGCTCGGGACGAGATCACGGAGAAAGGGTTTCTGAATTCTGGGAAATTCTGGCCGAACTACCAAACGGATTATCATCCTTTGGTAATGTTCGCCAAAGAAAACCGGATCCCGATTCTAGCGGCAAACGCTCCGAAAAAATACGTGAATCTGGTATCCTCCAAGGGGATAGGTGCTTTGTATAAGATTCGTTCTCCATATTTGCCTCCTCGCTATCTTTACAAGATGCATAGACAGAAGGAATACGAGGAATTGGTATTATCCGCGATGAGCGGTCATTCGGTCGGGATGAATTTCGATCCGGAAAAGTTTTTGGATTCCCAGTATGTATGGGACGCAAGCATGTCGGATGCGATCGCAAACGCTTTCTATGCGAACGGGAGAAAGGTCTTCCAGGTAAACGGGAGATTTCATACGGATTCCGGGCTTGGTTTGACGCATAGACTCCGCCAATACGGATTGAAGGTTTTAGTTCTAAGTATTTTTCCCGGTTTCGAGGGGGAGAATCTAACCGATAAGGATTGGGCTCTCGGAGATTTCGTGATTCTTAGCGAAAGAAAACCTCTTCCGTAA